The following are encoded together in the Sphaerodactylus townsendi isolate TG3544 linkage group LG12, MPM_Stown_v2.3, whole genome shotgun sequence genome:
- the KCNJ1 gene encoding ATP-sensitive inward rectifier potassium channel 1 isoform X1: MDTLQLVRMFKYFRNHFVNRLTECKRRRSRLVSKDGRCNIEFGNVEEQSRFVFLIDIWTTILDLKWRYQMTIFISAFLGSWFLFGLLWYIVAYVHQDLPEFSPSANHTPCVDNINGLTSAFLFSLETQVTIGYGFRCVTEQCAMAIFLLIFQSILGVVINSFMCGAILAKISRPKRRAKTITFSKNAVISKRGGKLCLLIRVANLRKSLLIGSHIYGKLLKTTVTPEGETIILDQVSVDFVVDAGNENLFFISPLTIYHVIDKNSPFFHMAADTILQQEFELLVFLDGTVESTSATCQVRTSYLAEEVLWGYRFAPIVSKTKEGKYRVDFHNFSKTVEVETPHCAFCLYNEKDAKAKAKAKMGYENLGFQLQEVSETTDTKM, from the exons ATGGATACTC tGCAGCTGGTGAGAATGTTTAAATACTTCCGGAACCATTTTGTCAATCGCTTAACAGAATGCAAAAGACGAAGGTCACGGTTGGTGTCCAAAGACGGAAGATGTAACATAGAGTTTGGGAATGTTGAAGAACAGTCAAGGTTTGTTTTCTTGATTGACATCTGGACCACCATCCTGGATCTCAAATGGAGGTACCAGATGACCATTTTCATTTCAGCCTTCTTAGGCAGCTGGTTTCTTTTTGGCCTGCTGTGGTACATAGTGGCATATGTACATCAAGATTTGCCAGAGTTCAGCCCTTCAGCAAATCACACCCCATGTGTTGACAACATCAATGGCTTGACTTCTGCCTTTCTGTTCTCTCTGGAGACCCAAGTCACTATTGGCTACGGCTTCAGGTGTGTCACAGAGCAGTGTGCCATGGCGATTTTCCTGTTGATCTTCCAGTCTATCTTAGGAGTCGTCATAAACTCTTTCATGTGTGGCGCTATCTTGGCCAAGATATCTAGACCCAAAAGGAGAGCAAAAACTATCACCTTCAGTAAGAATGCTGTTATCAGCAAGCGAGGGGGGAAATTATGCCTTCTCATCAGAGTAGCCAATCTCAGGAAAAGCCTTTTGATTGGCAGCCATATCTATGGCAAGCTGCTGAAGACCACTGTCACACCAGAAGGAGAGACAATCATCTTAGATCAAGTCAGTGTGGACTTTGTAGTTGATGCTGGGAATGAGAACTTATTCTTCATCTCGCCCTTGACAATCTACCACGTCATCGACAAGAACAGCCCCTTCTTTCATATGGCAGCAGATACAATCCTTCAACAGGAGTTTGAGTTGTTGGTGTTCCTAGATGGGactgtggaatccaccagtgcCACTTGTCAAGTCAGGACATCCTACTTAGCAGAGGAGGTACTGTGGGGCTATCGCTTTGCGCCTATCGTTTCCAAGACCAAAGAAGGAAAGTACAGAGTAGACTTCCATAATTTCAGCAAAACGGTGGAAGTGGAAACTCCGCACTGTGCCTTTTGCCTCTACAATGAGAAAGATGCTAAAGCTAAAGCCAAGGCCAAAATGGGATATGAAAACCTTGGCTTCCAACTTCAAGAGGTCAGTGAAACCACTGATACAAAAATGTAA
- the KCNJ1 gene encoding ATP-sensitive inward rectifier potassium channel 1 isoform X2 — translation MFKYFRNHFVNRLTECKRRRSRLVSKDGRCNIEFGNVEEQSRFVFLIDIWTTILDLKWRYQMTIFISAFLGSWFLFGLLWYIVAYVHQDLPEFSPSANHTPCVDNINGLTSAFLFSLETQVTIGYGFRCVTEQCAMAIFLLIFQSILGVVINSFMCGAILAKISRPKRRAKTITFSKNAVISKRGGKLCLLIRVANLRKSLLIGSHIYGKLLKTTVTPEGETIILDQVSVDFVVDAGNENLFFISPLTIYHVIDKNSPFFHMAADTILQQEFELLVFLDGTVESTSATCQVRTSYLAEEVLWGYRFAPIVSKTKEGKYRVDFHNFSKTVEVETPHCAFCLYNEKDAKAKAKAKMGYENLGFQLQEVSETTDTKM, via the coding sequence ATGTTTAAATACTTCCGGAACCATTTTGTCAATCGCTTAACAGAATGCAAAAGACGAAGGTCACGGTTGGTGTCCAAAGACGGAAGATGTAACATAGAGTTTGGGAATGTTGAAGAACAGTCAAGGTTTGTTTTCTTGATTGACATCTGGACCACCATCCTGGATCTCAAATGGAGGTACCAGATGACCATTTTCATTTCAGCCTTCTTAGGCAGCTGGTTTCTTTTTGGCCTGCTGTGGTACATAGTGGCATATGTACATCAAGATTTGCCAGAGTTCAGCCCTTCAGCAAATCACACCCCATGTGTTGACAACATCAATGGCTTGACTTCTGCCTTTCTGTTCTCTCTGGAGACCCAAGTCACTATTGGCTACGGCTTCAGGTGTGTCACAGAGCAGTGTGCCATGGCGATTTTCCTGTTGATCTTCCAGTCTATCTTAGGAGTCGTCATAAACTCTTTCATGTGTGGCGCTATCTTGGCCAAGATATCTAGACCCAAAAGGAGAGCAAAAACTATCACCTTCAGTAAGAATGCTGTTATCAGCAAGCGAGGGGGGAAATTATGCCTTCTCATCAGAGTAGCCAATCTCAGGAAAAGCCTTTTGATTGGCAGCCATATCTATGGCAAGCTGCTGAAGACCACTGTCACACCAGAAGGAGAGACAATCATCTTAGATCAAGTCAGTGTGGACTTTGTAGTTGATGCTGGGAATGAGAACTTATTCTTCATCTCGCCCTTGACAATCTACCACGTCATCGACAAGAACAGCCCCTTCTTTCATATGGCAGCAGATACAATCCTTCAACAGGAGTTTGAGTTGTTGGTGTTCCTAGATGGGactgtggaatccaccagtgcCACTTGTCAAGTCAGGACATCCTACTTAGCAGAGGAGGTACTGTGGGGCTATCGCTTTGCGCCTATCGTTTCCAAGACCAAAGAAGGAAAGTACAGAGTAGACTTCCATAATTTCAGCAAAACGGTGGAAGTGGAAACTCCGCACTGTGCCTTTTGCCTCTACAATGAGAAAGATGCTAAAGCTAAAGCCAAGGCCAAAATGGGATATGAAAACCTTGGCTTCCAACTTCAAGAGGTCAGTGAAACCACTGATACAAAAATGTAA